A genome region from Streptomyces sp. S4.7 includes the following:
- a CDS encoding zinc-binding dehydrogenase, producing MHAIRLHAFGPAENLVHERADDPVPGPGQVRIAVAAAGVHVLDTALREGGQGPLPHPVELPTVPGREVAGTVDALGEGTDPSWLGKRVVAHLGMVPGGYAELAVTDAARLHETPDNLDAAEAVAMIGTGRTTMGILQFTTLGPEDVAVVPAAAGGIGTLLVQYAKNAGATVVGLAGGPAKVARVTENGADIAVDYTLPGWPGKVRALLDGRPATVVFDSVGGDTGRAAVDLLGKGGRHIVFGWAGEGILDGEPLTYTKEEQAARGITSEGVLGPVMLQKAGGDVRVLEARALSEAAAGRLRPAVMRFPLADAARAHRAIETRGTMGKVVLEPPLGGADV from the coding sequence ATGCACGCCATCCGCCTCCACGCCTTCGGGCCCGCCGAGAACCTGGTCCACGAACGGGCAGACGATCCCGTCCCCGGCCCCGGCCAGGTCCGGATCGCCGTCGCAGCGGCGGGGGTCCATGTCCTGGACACCGCCCTGCGCGAGGGCGGACAGGGCCCGCTGCCCCACCCCGTCGAACTGCCCACCGTCCCCGGCCGGGAAGTGGCGGGCACGGTCGACGCGCTCGGTGAGGGCACCGACCCGAGCTGGCTCGGCAAGCGGGTCGTCGCCCACCTGGGCATGGTCCCCGGCGGCTACGCGGAACTCGCCGTCACCGATGCCGCCCGGCTCCACGAGACCCCCGACAACCTCGACGCCGCCGAGGCCGTCGCCATGATCGGCACCGGCCGCACCACCATGGGCATCCTTCAGTTCACCACCCTCGGCCCCGAGGACGTCGCGGTCGTCCCCGCCGCCGCCGGAGGCATCGGCACGCTCCTCGTCCAGTACGCGAAGAACGCCGGCGCGACCGTCGTCGGCCTCGCCGGCGGCCCCGCCAAGGTGGCGCGCGTCACCGAGAACGGCGCCGACATCGCCGTCGACTACACGCTGCCCGGCTGGCCCGGGAAGGTCCGCGCCCTACTCGACGGGCGCCCCGCCACCGTCGTCTTCGACTCGGTCGGCGGCGACACCGGCCGCGCCGCCGTCGACCTCCTCGGCAAGGGCGGGCGCCACATCGTCTTCGGCTGGGCCGGGGAAGGCATCCTCGACGGCGAACCGCTGACCTACACGAAGGAGGAACAGGCGGCGCGCGGCATCACCTCCGAGGGGGTCCTCGGCCCCGTGATGCTCCAGAAGGCGGGCGGCGACGTCCGCGTACTGGAGGCGCGTGCCCTGTCCGAGGCCGCCGCGGGCCGCCTGCGTCCCGCCGTCATGCGCTTCCCGCTCGCCGACGCGGCCCGCGCCCACCGCGCGATCGAGACGCGCGGCACGATGGGCAAGGTGGTCCTGGAGCCACCGCTCGGCGGGGCGGACGTCTGA
- a CDS encoding tetratricopeptide repeat protein, which translates to MSGTTTQQTDPVMAEIGRGMELGQRGERDAARRVFAGVWDRLGADGDPFHICALAHSMADVQDDPGEELVWDLRALEAADLVSDERARLAGVAGPVAAFYPSLHLNLGDVYRRLGDLDRARDHLARGQEAVGTLGDDGYGQLIRGGLDRLAERLSAPGPSSA; encoded by the coding sequence ATGTCCGGGACGACGACGCAGCAGACCGATCCGGTGATGGCGGAGATCGGCCGTGGCATGGAGCTGGGACAGCGCGGTGAACGGGACGCCGCCCGGCGGGTGTTCGCCGGTGTGTGGGACCGGCTGGGCGCGGACGGCGACCCGTTCCACATATGCGCGCTGGCTCACTCCATGGCCGATGTCCAGGACGATCCGGGTGAGGAACTGGTCTGGGACCTGCGCGCGTTGGAGGCGGCGGATCTGGTCTCGGACGAGCGGGCGCGGCTCGCGGGGGTGGCGGGTCCGGTGGCCGCGTTCTACCCGTCGCTGCATCTCAACCTGGGGGATGTGTACCGGCGGCTGGGCGATCTCGACCGGGCCCGTGATCATCTGGCGCGCGGGCAGGAGGCGGTGGGCACGCTCGGTGACGACGGGTACGGGCAGCTGATCAGAGGCGGTCTCGACCGGCTGGCCGAGCGACTGTCGGCACCCGGTCCTTCGTCGGCCTGA
- a CDS encoding GNAT family N-acetyltransferase, which yields MIRTATAADVPVIHAMIRELAAYEKAPDEARATEAQLGEALFGERPAAYAHIAETDDGAVAGFALWFLNFSTWRGVHGIYLEDLYVRPELRGGGHGKALLTELARICVERGYERLEWSVLDWNEPSIAFYRALGARPQDGWTVFRLTDGELAALGAPGA from the coding sequence ATGATTCGTACGGCGACGGCCGCCGACGTTCCGGTGATCCACGCGATGATCCGTGAACTGGCGGCATACGAGAAGGCCCCGGACGAGGCACGGGCGACCGAGGCGCAGCTGGGGGAGGCGCTGTTCGGGGAGCGGCCCGCCGCGTACGCGCACATCGCGGAGACGGACGACGGCGCGGTGGCGGGGTTCGCGCTGTGGTTCCTGAACTTCTCGACGTGGCGCGGGGTGCACGGCATCTATCTGGAGGACCTGTACGTCCGTCCGGAGCTGCGCGGCGGCGGGCACGGGAAGGCGCTGCTGACGGAGCTGGCGCGGATCTGTGTGGAGCGCGGGTACGAGCGGCTGGAGTGGTCCGTACTGGACTGGAACGAGCCGTCGATCGCCTTCTACCGGGCGTTGGGGGCGCGGCCGCAGGACGGGTGGACGGTGTTCCGGCTGACGGACGGGGAACTGGCCGCGCTGGGGGCGCCCGGCGCCTGA
- a CDS encoding aminoglycoside phosphotransferase family protein, translating to MEIPAGLARTQSKFLGARGRAFIAALPGRAADLLKGWELRRTGPATHGMCALVLPVERADGTPAVLKLQNLDEETAGEPLALRLWDGDGAVRLLEYDEASGTLLLERLDAARDLTGVPVRDGVAVIAGLLARLTARAAPAGLRTLDGIAGAMLDETPVTVRSLPGGAERRLLLDCAAAVREVAGEPDDRLLHWDLHFENVLAPVAGPAAGDGGREPWLAIDPKPLAGDPGFELLPAVVNRFDAGDILWRFDLMTEVMGLDRERARAWTLGRVLQSCLWDIDDGERGLSPVHLAVGRKLRDRRL from the coding sequence ATGGAGATCCCGGCGGGGCTGGCGAGGACACAGTCGAAGTTTCTGGGTGCGCGGGGGCGCGCGTTCATCGCCGCGCTCCCGGGGCGCGCGGCCGACTTGCTGAAGGGGTGGGAGCTTCGGCGTACGGGCCCGGCGACGCACGGCATGTGCGCGCTGGTCCTGCCGGTGGAGCGGGCGGACGGTACGCCGGCCGTGCTGAAGCTCCAGAACCTGGACGAGGAGACGGCCGGTGAGCCGCTGGCGCTGCGGCTGTGGGACGGCGACGGCGCGGTGCGGCTGCTGGAGTACGACGAGGCGTCGGGCACGCTGCTGCTGGAGCGGCTGGACGCGGCGCGGGATCTGACCGGTGTACCGGTACGGGACGGGGTGGCGGTCATCGCCGGGTTGCTGGCCCGGTTGACGGCGCGGGCCGCGCCGGCGGGCCTGCGGACGCTGGACGGGATCGCGGGGGCGATGCTCGACGAGACGCCGGTGACGGTGCGGTCGCTGCCCGGCGGCGCGGAGCGGCGGCTGCTCCTGGACTGCGCGGCGGCGGTACGCGAGGTGGCCGGTGAGCCGGACGACCGGCTGCTGCACTGGGATCTGCACTTCGAGAACGTGCTGGCGCCCGTGGCGGGCCCGGCGGCCGGGGACGGGGGCCGTGAGCCGTGGCTGGCGATCGATCCGAAGCCGCTGGCCGGGGATCCGGGGTTCGAGCTGCTGCCCGCCGTCGTCAACCGGTTCGACGCGGGCGACATCCTGTGGAGGTTCGATCTCATGACGGAGGTCATGGGACTGGACCGGGAGCGCGCGCGGGCGTGGACGCTGGGGCGGGTGCTCCAGAGCTGTCTGTGGGACATCGATGACGGGGAGCGGGGGCTGTCGCCCGTGCACCTGGCCGTGGGGCGGAAGTTGCGGGACCGTCGGCTCTGA
- a CDS encoding rhomboid-like protein — protein sequence MRRHLRKAAHTTWTRVRTAPGTWLCLAAVAAHIGATLVSEGILNWAVQHGRTHQAAARTLDVGGGYALSGVAAALTYRITPHWRPPYVGAVFIIYGVPLIAGPDFTDIGHVTAVLIGLACYPLPRGRPRTPNLDTGTESGVRTPS from the coding sequence ATGCGCCGCCATCTCCGCAAGGCCGCCCACACCACCTGGACCCGGGTCAGGACCGCCCCCGGCACCTGGCTCTGCCTCGCGGCCGTCGCCGCGCACATCGGTGCCACCCTCGTCAGCGAAGGCATCCTCAACTGGGCCGTCCAGCACGGCCGCACGCACCAAGCCGCCGCGCGCACCCTCGACGTGGGAGGCGGCTACGCCCTCTCGGGCGTAGCCGCCGCCCTCACCTACCGGATCACCCCGCACTGGCGACCTCCGTACGTAGGAGCCGTTTTCATCATCTACGGCGTCCCGCTCATCGCCGGGCCGGACTTCACCGACATCGGCCACGTCACCGCCGTCCTCATCGGCCTCGCCTGCTACCCCCTCCCCCGGGGTCGCCCCCGTACCCCGAACCTGGACACAGGCACGGAAAGCGGTGTACGAACACCGTCATGA
- a CDS encoding FAD-binding oxidoreductase, with translation MSSTTNGGISFWYAQDGIPAPREPLPGDATADVCIVGGGFTGLWTAYYLKKAVPFLNITVLEGRFCGYGASGRNGGWLYNGIAGRAAYALKHGHDAAVRLQQAMNDTVAEVVRVAAHETIDADIHQGGVLEVAYTPAQLARLKDFHTTEIAFGETDRTLHGARETADRVRVTGAVGSSWTPHGARLHPVKLLKGLAAAVEALGVTIHESTPVTQIKPKHATTPYGTVRAPYVLRCTEGFTAGLKGQRRTWLPMNSSMIATEPLPAAVWDAIGWEGRETLGDMAHAYMYAQRTADDRIALGGRGVPYRYGSRTDNDGRTQPATVATLRDILVRFFPTTAGVRIDHAWSGVLGVPRDWCATVTLDRSTGLGWAGGYVGSGVATTNLAARTLRDLIQQDSGQGGPTDLTTLPWVNHKVRKWEPEPLRWLGVHTLYAAYRTADRQESTARTTTTHRIARTANRIAGRH, from the coding sequence ATGAGCAGCACCACCAACGGCGGCATCTCCTTCTGGTACGCCCAGGACGGCATACCCGCGCCCCGCGAACCCCTCCCCGGCGACGCGACGGCCGACGTCTGCATCGTCGGCGGCGGCTTCACCGGCCTGTGGACGGCCTACTACCTGAAGAAGGCCGTGCCCTTCCTCAACATCACCGTCCTGGAAGGCAGGTTCTGCGGATACGGCGCCTCCGGGCGCAACGGCGGCTGGCTCTACAACGGCATCGCCGGACGCGCCGCGTACGCCCTCAAGCACGGCCACGACGCCGCCGTACGCCTCCAGCAGGCCATGAACGACACCGTGGCCGAGGTCGTACGCGTCGCCGCCCACGAGACGATCGACGCCGACATCCACCAGGGCGGCGTCCTCGAAGTCGCGTACACACCGGCACAGCTCGCCCGCCTCAAGGACTTCCACACCACCGAGATCGCCTTCGGCGAGACGGACCGCACCCTGCACGGCGCACGCGAGACCGCCGATCGCGTACGGGTCACCGGCGCCGTCGGCTCCAGCTGGACCCCGCACGGCGCCCGGCTGCACCCCGTCAAACTCCTCAAGGGCCTCGCCGCCGCCGTAGAGGCGCTCGGCGTCACCATCCACGAATCGACGCCCGTCACGCAGATCAAGCCCAAACACGCGACCACCCCGTACGGCACCGTCCGCGCGCCCTACGTCCTGCGCTGCACCGAGGGCTTCACCGCCGGCCTCAAGGGCCAGCGCCGCACCTGGCTCCCCATGAACTCCTCGATGATCGCCACCGAACCGCTGCCCGCCGCGGTGTGGGACGCCATCGGCTGGGAAGGCCGCGAGACACTCGGCGACATGGCGCACGCCTACATGTACGCCCAGCGCACCGCCGACGACCGCATCGCGCTCGGCGGCCGGGGAGTCCCGTACCGCTACGGCTCCCGAACCGACAACGACGGCCGCACGCAACCCGCCACCGTCGCCACGCTGCGCGACATCCTGGTCCGCTTCTTCCCCACCACGGCCGGCGTCCGCATCGACCACGCCTGGTCGGGCGTCCTCGGTGTCCCCCGCGACTGGTGCGCCACGGTCACCCTCGACCGCTCCACCGGCCTCGGCTGGGCGGGCGGCTACGTCGGCTCGGGAGTGGCCACGACCAACCTCGCGGCCCGCACCCTGCGCGACCTGATCCAACAGGACTCCGGCCAGGGCGGCCCCACCGACCTCACGACCCTGCCCTGGGTCAACCACAAGGTCCGCAAATGGGAACCGGAACCCCTGCGCTGGCTGGGAGTCCACACCCTCTACGCGGCCTACCGCACGGCGGACCGCCAGGAGTCCACGGCCCGCACGACGACAACCCACCGCATCGCCCGCACGGCGAACCGCATCGCGGGCCGCCACTGA